A genomic segment from Polyangium mundeleinium encodes:
- a CDS encoding alpha/beta hydrolase family protein, protein MLRSLLSTAASRFDTAVGGALLLRRGRPKSPQPDPEALGHAARMEALALLRSIYDLPEHYELGFFPTPAPLTPSITRVRPMGGPEPGTVLDLTWPSRFDPIAADVRERYLSHEANATAAARLFLHAGPARPAAILIHGYRCGQYRLEERIWPVQWLYDRGLDVALFVLPFHAVRSHESSPRFPGSDPRVTNEGFRQTVLDLRALLSFLRDRGSEAVGVMGMSLGGYSTSLLSTVDDRVAFAVPIIPLASLADVARAAGRFVGSPEEQRRQYEELDAVHRVVSPFARPSRIPSDQVLVLAASEDKITPVDHARRLADHFNAPLETFHGGHLLQFGRADAFRAVGRMLGRLGLFSRR, encoded by the coding sequence GTGCTACGCAGCCTTCTCAGCACTGCGGCCTCGCGCTTCGATACTGCCGTGGGCGGGGCCTTGCTCCTCCGGCGCGGCCGGCCCAAGAGCCCGCAGCCGGATCCCGAGGCGCTCGGCCACGCAGCGCGCATGGAAGCGCTCGCGCTCTTGCGGAGCATCTACGACTTGCCCGAGCATTACGAGCTTGGGTTTTTCCCGACACCCGCGCCGCTCACGCCCTCCATCACGCGGGTGCGGCCGATGGGCGGGCCCGAGCCGGGCACGGTGCTGGATCTGACGTGGCCGAGTCGGTTCGATCCGATCGCCGCCGACGTCCGCGAGAGATACCTTTCGCACGAGGCGAACGCCACCGCGGCGGCGCGGCTCTTTTTGCATGCGGGGCCTGCGCGGCCGGCGGCGATCCTGATTCACGGGTACCGTTGCGGCCAGTATCGCCTCGAAGAGCGGATCTGGCCCGTGCAATGGCTCTACGACCGTGGCCTCGACGTCGCGCTCTTCGTGTTGCCTTTCCACGCCGTGCGCTCGCACGAGTCTTCGCCGCGGTTTCCCGGCAGTGATCCGCGCGTCACGAACGAGGGCTTTCGCCAGACCGTGCTCGATTTGCGCGCGCTCCTTTCGTTCCTGCGGGATCGCGGGTCCGAGGCCGTCGGCGTCATGGGCATGAGCCTCGGCGGATATTCGACGAGCTTGCTCTCGACCGTCGACGATCGCGTCGCGTTTGCGGTCCCCATCATCCCGCTCGCCTCGCTCGCCGACGTCGCGCGGGCCGCTGGGCGGTTCGTGGGCAGCCCCGAGGAGCAGCGCCGCCAGTACGAGGAGCTCGATGCCGTGCACCGCGTCGTGAGCCCGTTCGCGCGGCCCTCGCGGATCCCTTCGGATCAGGTGCTCGTCCTCGCGGCGAGCGAGGACAAGATCACCCCCGTCGATCACGCGCGCCGCCTCGCCGATCATTTCAATGCGCCGCTCGAGACGTTCCACGGCGGCCATTTGCTCCAGTTTGGCCGGGCAGACGCCTTCCGCGCCGTGGGCCGGATGCTCGGGCGCCTGGGGCTTTTTTCGCGACGCTAG
- a CDS encoding pyridoxal phosphate-dependent aminotransferase yields MRSEPILRGPNEEKSLGAFRKVPRTGVIYVMGEATKHGYRPGVDTGEDAWCNLGQGQPETGALPGAPPRCEAVTITGDDQEYAPVAGLWELREAIADFYNRAYRRGMPSRYSAENVSVSGGGRASLTRAAAALGQINLGHFLPDYTAYEELLDVFRLFSPIPILLESERGYAFSVGDLRREIQGRGLGAILTSNPCNPTGKHVRGEELAAWVGTARNLDCTMLFDEFYSHYVYGLGGPAPMESAARYVEDVDQDPVVIFDGLTKNWRYPGWRVTWTVGPREVIDAVASAGSFLDGGGSKPMQRAAVPLLDMEHVRAETAAIQRTFSKKRDLMLEGLRKLGIQVDVAPEGTFYVFGSVADLPPGINDGHSFFRAALEHRVIVVPGEFFDVNPGKRRAHRASRFRHHVRFSFGPGEESLTRALGRLEKMIKSHA; encoded by the coding sequence ATGCGCAGCGAGCCCATCCTGCGCGGGCCGAATGAAGAAAAATCCCTCGGCGCGTTCCGCAAGGTGCCACGGACGGGCGTGATTTACGTGATGGGCGAGGCCACGAAGCACGGCTATCGCCCGGGCGTGGACACGGGCGAGGACGCCTGGTGCAACCTCGGCCAGGGCCAGCCCGAGACCGGGGCCTTGCCGGGCGCGCCGCCGCGCTGCGAGGCCGTGACGATCACCGGCGACGATCAGGAATACGCGCCCGTCGCCGGCCTGTGGGAGCTACGCGAGGCCATCGCCGATTTCTACAATCGCGCCTACCGGCGGGGCATGCCCTCGCGCTACAGCGCGGAGAACGTGAGCGTCTCCGGCGGCGGGCGCGCCTCGCTCACACGCGCGGCCGCGGCGCTCGGCCAGATCAACCTCGGCCATTTCCTCCCCGATTACACGGCATACGAGGAGCTGCTCGACGTCTTCCGCCTCTTCTCGCCCATCCCGATTCTCCTGGAGAGCGAGCGCGGGTATGCCTTCTCGGTGGGTGACCTCCGGCGGGAGATCCAGGGCCGCGGCCTCGGCGCGATCCTCACGTCGAACCCGTGCAATCCGACGGGCAAGCACGTCCGAGGCGAGGAGCTCGCCGCGTGGGTCGGCACCGCGCGCAACCTCGATTGCACGATGCTTTTCGACGAGTTCTACTCGCATTACGTCTACGGCCTCGGCGGGCCCGCGCCGATGGAGAGCGCGGCGCGGTACGTGGAGGACGTCGATCAGGATCCCGTGGTCATCTTCGACGGATTGACGAAGAACTGGCGCTACCCGGGCTGGCGCGTGACCTGGACCGTGGGTCCGCGCGAGGTGATCGACGCGGTGGCGAGCGCGGGCAGCTTCCTCGACGGCGGCGGCTCGAAGCCGATGCAGCGCGCGGCCGTGCCCCTGCTCGACATGGAACACGTGCGAGCCGAGACGGCGGCGATTCAGCGGACGTTCTCGAAAAAACGCGACCTCATGCTGGAGGGCCTCCGAAAGCTCGGAATCCAGGTCGACGTGGCGCCCGAGGGGACGTTTTACGTCTTCGGCTCCGTAGCGGATCTCCCGCCGGGCATCAACGACGGGCATTCGTTTTTCCGGGCCGCCCTCGAGCACCGCGTGATCGTCGTGCCGGGCGAGTTCTTCGACGTGAACCCGGGCAAACGAAGGGCGCACCGGGCCTCGCGATTCCGGCACCACGTGCGGTTCTCGTTTGGCCCGGGCGAGGAGTCGCTGACGCGCGCGCTCGGCCGGCTCGAAAAAATGATCAAGAGCCACGCGTGA
- a CDS encoding isoaspartyl peptidase/L-asparaginase translates to MSEPIVSQGGFLGRFGVVVHGGAGNVKPERRAKHAEGCLRAARAGLEVLRQGGSALDAVERAARALEDDTLFNAGTGACLDEEGRVAHDASIMEGHGLAAGAVCDLRGFANPISIARAALDDGRHVLYASEGAARFARARGFVPVGDEALVTEAAREALAAAREGAAPMGWAGNTIGAVALDGHRLLAAATSTGGMVNKRVGRVGDSPIIGAGTYADDEAGAVSTTGHGEGMIRLCIARTAVEHMRGGVAAEEAVRRSIEHLRARIGSTGGAIAIDPRGNYGLSRSTASMSWAATWAEGEASGF, encoded by the coding sequence ATGAGCGAACCGATCGTATCGCAGGGCGGATTCCTGGGCCGGTTCGGCGTCGTCGTGCACGGCGGCGCCGGCAACGTCAAACCCGAGCGTCGCGCGAAGCACGCGGAAGGTTGTCTCCGCGCCGCGCGCGCGGGCCTCGAGGTGCTGCGGCAGGGCGGCAGCGCGCTCGACGCTGTGGAGCGCGCCGCGCGCGCGCTCGAGGACGACACGCTCTTCAACGCGGGCACGGGCGCGTGCCTCGACGAGGAGGGGCGCGTCGCGCACGACGCTTCGATCATGGAGGGGCACGGCCTCGCAGCCGGCGCGGTGTGCGACCTGCGCGGCTTTGCGAATCCGATCTCGATCGCGCGCGCCGCGCTCGATGATGGTCGCCATGTGCTTTACGCGTCCGAGGGGGCTGCGAGGTTCGCCCGCGCGCGTGGCTTCGTCCCGGTCGGGGACGAGGCGCTTGTCACGGAGGCAGCGCGCGAGGCGCTCGCAGCGGCGCGGGAAGGCGCGGCGCCGATGGGCTGGGCGGGCAACACGATCGGCGCGGTGGCGCTCGACGGCCATAGGCTCCTCGCGGCGGCGACGAGCACGGGCGGCATGGTGAACAAGCGCGTGGGACGCGTGGGCGATTCGCCGATCATCGGCGCGGGCACGTACGCCGACGACGAGGCCGGCGCGGTGTCCACGACGGGCCACGGCGAGGGCATGATCCGGCTCTGCATCGCGCGGACGGCCGTGGAGCACATGCGCGGGGGCGTGGCGGCGGAGGAGGCGGTCCGCCGGTCGATCGAGCATTTGCGTGCCCGGATCGGATCGACGGGCGGCGCGATCGCGATCGATCCGCGCGGCAACTACGGCCTCTCGCGCTCGACGGCGTCGATGTCGTGGGCCGCGACGTGGGCCGAAGGCGAAGCGTCAGGCTTCTAG
- the tssD gene encoding type VI secretion system tube protein TssD — MALNAYLRLKGQKQGEIKGSVTQKGRENSIMIIAVSHEIMSPRDPASGLPTGKRMHKPFIVTKELDKASPLLYSSLVNNENISEWELKHYTPQVKAQQGVGTEVNHYTVKLINANIASINFRMPNNRNPDLMKYAEYEEIAFTYQKIIWTWTEGGITAEDDWETPLS; from the coding sequence ATGGCTCTCAATGCGTATCTCCGTCTGAAGGGGCAGAAGCAGGGCGAGATCAAGGGCTCCGTGACCCAGAAGGGTCGCGAGAACAGCATCATGATCATCGCGGTCTCGCACGAGATCATGAGCCCCCGCGATCCGGCGAGCGGCCTGCCGACCGGCAAGCGCATGCACAAGCCCTTCATCGTGACGAAGGAGCTCGATAAGGCGTCGCCGCTGCTCTACAGCTCGCTCGTGAACAACGAGAACATCTCGGAGTGGGAGCTCAAGCACTACACGCCGCAGGTGAAGGCGCAGCAGGGCGTGGGCACCGAGGTGAACCACTACACGGTGAAGCTGATCAACGCGAACATCGCGTCGATCAACTTCCGCATGCCGAACAACCGGAACCCCGATCTCATGAAGTACGCCGAGTACGAGGAGATCGCGTTCACGTACCAGAAGATCATCTGGACGTGGACCGAGGGCGGCATCACGGCCGAGGACGACTGGGAGACGCCCCTCTCCTGA
- a CDS encoding Hcp family type VI secretion system effector: MALNAHLRIVAEKQGAILGSVTQKGREGSIQVIAAMHEIVSPRDPASGRPTGKRVHKPFVVTKVLDRSSPLLYSVLCNNENIKSFELQFYTPDKTGIEKQHYTVRLENANISSIIFRMPSTRSKIASQLPEREEISFTYQKIVWTWNEGGISADDDWETPR, from the coding sequence ATGGCCCTGAACGCGCATTTGAGAATCGTCGCGGAAAAACAGGGCGCGATCCTGGGCTCGGTCACGCAAAAAGGACGCGAAGGATCGATTCAGGTCATCGCGGCCATGCACGAGATCGTGAGCCCACGCGACCCGGCGAGCGGTCGCCCTACGGGCAAACGCGTGCACAAGCCGTTCGTCGTGACCAAGGTCCTCGATCGGTCCTCGCCGCTGCTCTACAGCGTTCTCTGCAACAACGAGAACATCAAGAGCTTCGAGCTCCAGTTCTACACGCCGGACAAAACCGGCATCGAGAAGCAGCACTACACGGTGCGCCTCGAGAACGCGAACATCAGCTCGATCATCTTCCGGATGCCGAGCACGCGCAGCAAGATCGCGTCGCAGCTCCCCGAACGGGAAGAGATCTCGTTCACGTACCAGAAGATCGTCTGGACGTGGAACGAGGGCGGAATCTCAGCAGACGATGATTGGGAGACGCCGAGGTAA
- a CDS encoding crotonase/enoyl-CoA hydratase family protein: protein MSVRVERSGPVTTVLLDRPERRNAVDRATAEALADAFCAFESDPHASVGVLHGDHGTFCAGADLKAIAAGAPNRVDAEGDGPMGPTRMLLQKPVIASVAGHAVAGGLELALWCDLRIVEDDAVLGVFCRRFGVPLIDGGTVRLPRLIGLSRALDLILTGRPVDAEEALRIGLANRVVPKGHAREAAEKLAHELAAFPQLCMRGDRLSAYEQFDLPLGDALRNELRHGLNALSGESLEGASRFTQGAGRHGSTVG from the coding sequence ATGAGCGTGCGCGTCGAACGATCGGGCCCCGTCACCACCGTCCTCCTCGACCGGCCGGAGCGGCGCAACGCCGTCGATCGCGCCACCGCCGAGGCGCTCGCCGACGCCTTCTGCGCCTTCGAAAGCGATCCGCATGCGTCCGTCGGCGTGCTGCACGGCGATCACGGCACGTTCTGCGCGGGCGCGGATCTCAAGGCGATCGCCGCGGGCGCGCCGAACCGCGTCGACGCCGAGGGCGACGGGCCCATGGGCCCAACGCGCATGCTTTTGCAAAAGCCGGTCATCGCGTCCGTCGCGGGGCATGCCGTCGCCGGCGGGCTCGAGCTCGCGCTCTGGTGTGATCTCCGGATCGTCGAGGACGACGCGGTGCTCGGCGTGTTCTGCCGTCGCTTCGGGGTCCCGCTCATCGACGGCGGCACCGTCCGCTTGCCGCGCCTCATCGGGCTCAGCCGCGCGCTCGATCTCATCCTCACGGGCCGGCCCGTCGACGCCGAGGAGGCTTTGCGCATCGGCCTCGCGAATCGCGTCGTCCCCAAGGGCCATGCACGAGAGGCTGCCGAGAAGCTTGCGCACGAGCTCGCTGCGTTCCCGCAGCTATGCATGCGCGGCGACCGCCTGAGCGCCTACGAGCAGTTCGACCTCCCCCTCGGCGACGCATTACGCAACGAGCTTCGCCACGGCCTCAATGCATTGAGCGGCGAATCCCTCGAAGGCGCCTCCCGCTTCACCCAGGGCGCGGGCCGCCACGGAAGCACCGTCGGCTAA
- a CDS encoding acyl-CoA dehydrogenase family protein has product MNFELDPGIAELRQKVRAFVEERVVPSEAKIVAEDREGKRETLSRLQAEAKAEGLWVPHLPPAYGGRGLGIMGMCVLFREMGRSPVGAKVFNCDAPNQGNMDLLLGVGTEAMKERYLRPLADGLITSAFCMTEPAPGAGADPSNLRTRAERDGSGWVITGRKWYSTGGRDASFLILMARTSDDPKGGATMFLVDRNAPGVEYVRDIPTMSEPLLDHREGELAFHGVRVSDDAVLKGVGDGFRLAQQRLVPARLTHCMRWLGLADRTLSMCKQYLVTRESFGKKLAQHQLIQQKIAHHALGIHAGNLMTYHCASMLEKGLDKESRPYSSMAKLHVARLLCDVLDDAIQMHGGLGYSEDVPFSAWYRYARSARIADGPDEVHEVVIARDFFTRGLDLLV; this is encoded by the coding sequence ATGAATTTCGAATTGGACCCGGGAATCGCCGAGCTTCGGCAGAAGGTGCGGGCGTTCGTCGAGGAGCGCGTCGTCCCGAGCGAAGCGAAGATCGTGGCCGAGGATCGCGAGGGCAAACGCGAGACCTTGTCGCGGCTGCAAGCGGAGGCGAAGGCCGAAGGCCTATGGGTGCCGCATTTGCCGCCGGCGTACGGCGGGCGCGGGCTCGGCATCATGGGCATGTGCGTGCTCTTCCGCGAGATGGGCCGCTCGCCCGTGGGCGCAAAGGTGTTCAACTGCGACGCGCCGAACCAGGGCAACATGGATCTGCTGCTCGGCGTGGGCACCGAGGCGATGAAGGAGCGTTATCTGCGCCCGCTCGCGGACGGCTTGATCACGAGCGCGTTTTGCATGACCGAACCCGCGCCCGGCGCTGGCGCGGATCCCTCGAATCTGCGCACCCGCGCCGAGCGCGACGGGAGCGGCTGGGTGATCACGGGGCGCAAGTGGTATTCGACGGGCGGCCGGGACGCCTCGTTCCTCATCCTGATGGCGCGGACGAGCGACGATCCGAAGGGCGGGGCGACGATGTTCCTCGTGGATCGGAATGCCCCGGGCGTGGAGTACGTGCGTGACATCCCGACGATGTCCGAGCCGTTGCTCGATCACCGCGAGGGCGAGCTCGCGTTCCACGGCGTGCGCGTGAGCGACGACGCGGTGCTCAAGGGCGTCGGCGACGGTTTTCGGCTCGCGCAGCAAAGGCTTGTGCCGGCGCGCCTGACCCATTGCATGCGCTGGCTCGGACTTGCCGATCGCACGCTCTCGATGTGCAAGCAGTACCTCGTGACGCGCGAGAGCTTCGGCAAGAAGCTCGCGCAGCATCAGCTCATCCAGCAGAAGATCGCGCACCACGCGCTCGGGATCCACGCGGGCAACCTGATGACCTACCATTGCGCGTCGATGCTGGAGAAGGGGCTCGACAAGGAGTCGCGGCCGTACTCGTCGATGGCGAAGCTCCACGTGGCGCGGCTGCTCTGCGACGTGCTCGACGACGCGATCCAGATGCACGGCGGCCTCGGGTACAGCGAAGACGTGCCGTTTTCGGCCTGGTACCGCTATGCGCGGAGCGCGCGGATCGCGGACGGACCGGACGAGGTGCACGAGGTCGTGATCGCCCGCGATTTCTTCACGCGGGGGCTCGATCTCCTCGTGTAG
- a CDS encoding serine/threonine protein kinase translates to MEQLGDYLVRRLVGEGGMGKVYEGEERLSKRRVALKVLHPELARSETGRKLFVNEMQILAHLEHPNVVRSLASIEANGQLAMVLEFLDGRTLRTALGEDGRLPWTEAIRIVAAVASALSAAHGQEPPIIHRDLKPENIMILTDGTVKVMDFGIAKMLQAMNQTNTQSVGTLQYMSPEQIDARTIDHRADLYALGLVFYELLAGKPPFSSASPRQLLNLQCTAEPPPLEADVRSGLPKGVEQLLFQLLEKAPEDRPYFAQDVVDRLEPFQVAAPAPARTSPGRMSAHGATTPHQKSPTPRTIPEAPDTNDEGKPATRSSDPRSDRSGDEAKAPRRENAGAGAGARKDTIALVDQVDQGREVPMKVAVGIIVGLSLLAGLGAYLVRSTQAAEDPASTGAPTATATATTTTKNTATGKVRGR, encoded by the coding sequence ATGGAGCAGCTCGGTGATTACCTCGTCCGGCGCCTGGTCGGCGAGGGGGGGATGGGCAAGGTCTACGAGGGCGAGGAGCGCCTGTCGAAGCGGCGCGTGGCCCTCAAGGTCCTGCACCCCGAGCTCGCGAGGAGTGAGACGGGGCGCAAGCTCTTCGTGAACGAGATGCAAATCCTCGCGCACCTGGAGCACCCGAACGTGGTGCGGAGCCTGGCCAGCATCGAGGCGAACGGCCAGCTCGCGATGGTGCTCGAGTTCCTCGACGGCCGCACGCTGCGCACGGCGCTCGGCGAGGACGGGCGGCTGCCCTGGACCGAGGCGATCCGCATCGTCGCGGCCGTGGCCTCGGCGCTCTCCGCCGCGCACGGGCAGGAGCCGCCGATCATCCACCGCGATCTGAAGCCGGAGAACATCATGATCCTGACCGACGGCACGGTGAAGGTCATGGACTTCGGCATCGCCAAGATGCTGCAGGCGATGAACCAGACGAACACGCAGAGCGTGGGCACGTTGCAGTACATGAGCCCCGAGCAGATCGACGCGCGCACCATCGATCATCGCGCCGACCTCTACGCGCTCGGGCTCGTGTTCTACGAGCTGCTCGCGGGGAAACCGCCGTTCTCGTCGGCCTCGCCGCGGCAGCTCTTGAACCTCCAGTGTACGGCCGAGCCGCCGCCGCTCGAAGCGGACGTGCGGAGCGGCCTGCCGAAGGGCGTCGAGCAGCTCCTCTTCCAGCTCCTCGAAAAAGCGCCGGAGGACAGGCCTTATTTCGCGCAAGACGTGGTCGACAGGCTCGAACCGTTCCAGGTCGCGGCGCCCGCGCCCGCGCGCACGAGCCCCGGCCGCATGAGCGCCCACGGCGCGACCACGCCGCACCAGAAGTCCCCCACGCCCCGCACGATCCCCGAGGCGCCCGACACGAACGACGAGGGCAAACCCGCGACGCGATCGAGTGATCCGCGATCGGATCGGTCCGGCGACGAGGCCAAGGCCCCGCGGCGCGAGAACGCGGGCGCGGGCGCGGGCGCGCGCAAGGACACGATCGCGCTCGTCGATCAGGTGGATCAAGGGCGCGAGGTGCCGATGAAGGTCGCGGTTGGGATCATCGTGGGGCTCTCGCTGCTCGCGGGGCTCGGCGCGTACCTCGTGCGATCGACGCAAGCCGCGGAGGATCCGGCCTCCACGGGGGCGCCCACGGCGACGGCCACGGCGACGACGACGACGAAGAACACGGCGACGGGGAAGGTTCGGGGGCGATGA
- a CDS encoding cyclic nucleotide-binding domain-containing protein, with protein MTSGSPATSGERAAWPAAVWEAPVFRGLDARARREIEDAGRMLLVAEGEVVYRAGAAAPAFYVVAEGMVALSAVRRGEDHESELRAAGKGASFGEEATAFGARSATATARASSRLCEVPAHVFQRAAARSGKAEVAERLERILRRAATRDLLHTMAFARALDPEDVDVLLDAARYQRFERGQPVYREGDPSTDLLLVADGMIQIQTDDGERLRVRAYLGRGDFFGDAEIEAGTSRLSSAVASGPSLLIAIDARTFRGITARHPDLFGALRRIALDQQTSQRAVIGRAAENATQHAFRDLYRLKVARSLLVIDLETCVRCGHCAWGCAEMHGEARIVRRGDKMVARVEARSEAPRSLLLPNSCQHCANPSCMIDCPTGAIGREPDGEVFIREALCTGCGACAKACPWDNIQMAARPAETPRPAGGAYPDVAVKCDLCRGYEGPACVQVCPTGSIFRMNPSEELADVRDMGFGAEGAAGRPGAPSVNPLLGGSAARAEVQKQGASAAGLVAGGAIAGAAVGVVGMIMHARGLFRADAGLGGAAGILAAVGFVLLVLYAVPKRLVRLWMRKRAGDEAAEPRTPVASRVRPQLAIHLALGLVTTGLVFAHAPMHPIAPSTAGGALRLVFLASALVGGLSALAYAWIPRRMARIERSAALPEDFAAARRDLVDRLYREVSGKSDLVKKIFDKILVPFAMSSAGPLLLLASGRTLRQEEEVLRARIERVLEGRGKERLAGLDGLVRIVVELRALPAQRLLLRLLRVGLPLHILTFGMAMALLVVHVAAVMKR; from the coding sequence GTGACCTCGGGTTCGCCCGCGACCTCGGGAGAGCGCGCGGCGTGGCCGGCAGCGGTGTGGGAAGCGCCGGTGTTTCGTGGCCTCGACGCGCGCGCGCGCCGCGAGATCGAGGACGCAGGGCGCATGCTCTTGGTGGCCGAGGGCGAGGTCGTCTACCGCGCGGGGGCGGCGGCGCCTGCGTTTTACGTGGTCGCCGAGGGAATGGTCGCGCTCTCGGCCGTGCGTCGCGGCGAGGATCACGAGAGCGAGCTGCGCGCGGCGGGCAAGGGCGCGTCGTTCGGCGAGGAGGCGACGGCGTTCGGGGCGCGCAGCGCGACGGCCACGGCGCGCGCATCGTCGCGGCTTTGCGAGGTGCCGGCGCACGTCTTCCAGCGCGCGGCGGCGCGCAGCGGCAAGGCCGAGGTCGCCGAGCGGCTCGAGCGTATCCTGCGCCGCGCTGCCACGCGCGACTTGCTCCACACGATGGCCTTCGCCCGCGCCCTCGATCCCGAGGATGTCGACGTCTTGCTCGACGCGGCCCGTTACCAGCGCTTCGAGCGCGGGCAGCCCGTCTACCGCGAAGGCGATCCCTCGACGGACCTCCTCCTCGTCGCGGACGGGATGATCCAGATCCAGACCGACGACGGCGAGCGCCTGCGCGTCCGCGCCTACCTCGGCCGCGGCGATTTTTTCGGTGATGCGGAGATCGAAGCCGGCACGTCGCGCCTCTCCAGCGCCGTCGCGAGCGGCCCGTCGCTGCTCATCGCCATCGACGCGCGCACGTTCCGCGGCATCACGGCGCGTCATCCGGATCTCTTCGGCGCGCTCCGGCGCATCGCGCTCGATCAGCAGACGTCACAGCGCGCCGTGATCGGCCGCGCCGCGGAGAACGCCACGCAGCACGCGTTTCGTGATCTGTACCGGCTCAAGGTCGCTCGATCGCTGCTCGTCATCGACCTCGAAACCTGCGTGCGTTGCGGGCATTGCGCGTGGGGATGCGCGGAGATGCACGGAGAAGCGCGGATCGTGCGGCGCGGCGACAAGATGGTGGCGCGGGTCGAGGCGCGATCCGAGGCGCCGCGCAGCTTGCTCCTGCCGAACTCGTGCCAGCACTGCGCGAACCCGAGCTGCATGATCGACTGCCCCACGGGCGCGATCGGCCGCGAGCCCGACGGCGAGGTCTTCATCCGCGAGGCGCTCTGCACGGGCTGCGGCGCGTGCGCCAAGGCCTGCCCCTGGGACAACATCCAGATGGCCGCCCGCCCGGCCGAGACGCCGCGCCCCGCGGGCGGCGCTTACCCCGACGTCGCCGTGAAATGCGACCTCTGCCGCGGCTACGAGGGCCCTGCCTGCGTGCAGGTTTGTCCGACCGGATCGATCTTCCGCATGAACCCGAGCGAGGAGCTCGCCGACGTGCGCGACATGGGGTTCGGGGCGGAGGGCGCCGCAGGGCGACCCGGAGCCCCGAGCGTCAACCCGCTGCTCGGCGGATCCGCGGCCCGCGCCGAGGTGCAGAAGCAAGGCGCGAGCGCGGCCGGCCTCGTCGCGGGCGGCGCGATCGCGGGCGCGGCCGTCGGCGTGGTCGGCATGATCATGCACGCGCGCGGGCTCTTTCGTGCGGATGCGGGCCTCGGCGGCGCCGCGGGCATCCTCGCGGCCGTGGGGTTCGTCCTGCTCGTCCTGTACGCCGTGCCGAAGCGCCTCGTGCGCCTGTGGATGCGCAAGCGCGCGGGCGACGAAGCTGCCGAGCCGCGCACGCCCGTCGCATCGCGCGTTCGTCCGCAGCTCGCGATTCACCTCGCGCTTGGCCTCGTCACGACGGGCCTCGTCTTCGCGCACGCGCCGATGCACCCGATTGCCCCGTCCACGGCGGGCGGCGCGCTCCGGCTCGTCTTCCTCGCGAGCGCGCTCGTGGGCGGCCTCTCGGCGCTCGCGTATGCCTGGATCCCGCGCCGCATGGCCCGCATCGAGCGCTCGGCCGCGCTGCCCGAGGACTTCGCCGCCGCGCGCAGGGATCTCGTCGACCGGCTCTATCGCGAGGTCAGCGGCAAGAGTGATCTCGTGAAGAAGATCTTCGACAAGATCCTCGTGCCGTTCGCGATGAGCTCCGCGGGGCCGCTCCTCTTGCTCGCGTCGGGTCGGACGCTGCGGCAGGAGGAAGAGGTCTTGCGGGCCCGGATCGAGCGGGTCCTCGAAGGGCGCGGAAAGGAGCGGCTCGCGGGGCTCGACGGGCTCGTGCGGATCGTCGTGGAGCTCCGCGCGCTGCCTGCGCAGAGGCTCCTCCTTCGGCTGCTCCGCGTGGGGCTGCCGCTCCACATCCTGACGTTCGGCATGGCGATGGCGCTGCTCGTGGTGCACGTGGCGGCCGTGATGAAGCGGTGA